From the Hevea brasiliensis isolate MT/VB/25A 57/8 chromosome 15, ASM3005281v1, whole genome shotgun sequence genome, one window contains:
- the LOC131173787 gene encoding anaphase-promoting complex subunit 6-like, translating to MQAKTICPSDPLVYNELGVVAYNMKEYNKAALWFEKTLAHIPSLSQLWEPTVVNLAHACRKLKVMYHEATSCYDRALTLSTRSLITYAGLAYTYLLQDNFTAAITCHHDALWLKLDDQFCTEMLSLAIIDEGRSGIDPKMEFR from the exons ATGCAGGCAAAGACAATATGCCCTTCAGATCCACTTGTCTATAATGAATTAGGTGTTGTTGCTTATAACATGAAAGA GTACAATAAGGCTGCACTGTGGTTTGAAAAGACTTTGGCACACATTCCATCTTTAAGCCAATTGTGGGAGCCGACTGTGGTTAATCTAGCCCACGCATGCAGGAAGTTAAAAGT GATGTATCATGAAGCAACTTCATGCTATGACAGAGCACTGACACTGTCAACCAGAAGTTTAATTACCTATGCTGGTCTTGCCTATACGTATCTTTTGCAG GATAATTTTACTGCTGCAATTACGTGCCATCACGAC GCTTTATGGCTGAAACTGGACGATCAGTTTTGCACAGAAATGTTGAGTTTGGCCATTATAGATGAAGGTCGTAGTGGCATAGACCCAAAAATGGAGTTTCGCTGA